From a region of the Vagococcus coleopterorum genome:
- a CDS encoding DUF3955 domain-containing protein has product MDFGAQVKHLRTSQALTQEELAQKLNVSRQTISSWENNRNLPDLEMVVTIAKTFDLSLDKLILGDDDMEQKLIKDGSDVRKSRNYKVAAVLFLIGALCFVAKTLAPETIDADGILHEPFFLIPIGYLFVFIGIGYGIITFIRSIIRKQKKN; this is encoded by the coding sequence ATGGATTTTGGGGCACAAGTGAAACACTTAAGAACAAGTCAGGCCTTAACTCAAGAAGAGTTAGCCCAAAAATTAAATGTCTCACGACAAACAATTTCAAGTTGGGAAAACAATCGCAACTTACCTGATTTAGAAATGGTAGTGACCATCGCCAAAACCTTTGATCTTTCTCTGGATAAATTGATTCTAGGAGATGATGATATGGAACAAAAATTAATCAAAGATGGTAGTGACGTTCGCAAATCAAGAAACTATAAAGTAGCAGCTGTCCTATTTCTTATTGGAGCCCTGTGTTTCGTGGCGAAAACGCTAGCACCAGAAACAATTGATGCCGACGGGATCCTACACGAACCGTTCTTCTTAATTCCAATTGGCTACTTGTTTGTCTTTATCGGAATTGGCTATGGCATTATCACCTTTATACGCAGTATTATTAGGAAACAAAAAAAGAACTAG
- a CDS encoding YdeI/OmpD-associated family protein, with protein sequence MMETVLGKLKIKETHDLVMVGTPENYGNSPYNEVANLAELKKSARYLFIFVKDKNEFKEVVLNCDRHQLKESGYLFVVYPKLANKLGLEGVHRDEIFPMLSVDEDTGLVAGKDLKFNRMVSFDDNYTVVGLKQVDPEKEKKVKKACNEDYASHIPELAELLGQTDRGAFDFFVGLTKGYQKSWAQHVFSAKQQATQMKRLEQTVMILKAGHKSLNLYQQAQKQA encoded by the coding sequence ATGATGGAAACTGTCTTAGGAAAGTTGAAAATTAAAGAGACACATGACTTAGTCATGGTCGGAACACCTGAAAACTATGGGAATAGCCCCTACAATGAAGTGGCTAATTTGGCTGAATTAAAGAAATCTGCCCGTTATTTATTTATCTTTGTTAAAGATAAAAATGAGTTTAAAGAGGTCGTTTTAAACTGTGACCGTCACCAACTTAAAGAGTCTGGTTACTTGTTTGTAGTCTATCCCAAACTTGCTAATAAGCTTGGCTTAGAAGGGGTTCACCGTGATGAGATTTTCCCGATGCTTTCTGTGGATGAAGACACCGGCTTGGTGGCTGGCAAAGACTTAAAGTTTAATCGCATGGTGAGCTTTGATGACAACTATACAGTCGTAGGGTTGAAACAAGTAGACCCGGAAAAAGAGAAGAAAGTGAAGAAAGCTTGTAACGAGGATTATGCTAGTCACATTCCTGAGTTAGCTGAGTTACTAGGTCAAACGGACCGAGGGGCATTTGATTTCTTTGTTGGCTTAACAAAAGGCTATCAAAAAAGCTGGGCCCAACATGTCTTTTCAGCGAAACAACAAGCCACTCAAATGAAACGACTAGAACAAACAGTCATGATTTTGAAAGCTGGACACAAATCTTTAAACTTATATCAACAAGCACAAAAACAGGCCTAA
- a CDS encoding ABC transporter permease, whose translation MKNKEGSFIWGGSAAFILFTYLLFLVYPVSSLLKQSIMVANKVSFENFITFFSKSYFNETLINSFKVSFMATVFSLIIGTVLAYLFTMYQFKGKSVLQILIIIASMSAPFVGAYSWILLLGRSGVVSQLATNLFGIKMFDIYGFTGIVMVFTLQLFPLIFLYVLGAFKNIDNSILEAAEGLGTTGLKRMYQVILPLLLPTISAGALLVFMRAFSDFGTPMLIGEGYRTFPVLIYTEFMSEVGGNEAFASSLAVIAIIIALIIFLGQKYVTNKNTFKMSALHKVKDREVAGLKRVVVYLISYGVVFLAILPQIYLIYTSFLNTKGMVFKPGYSLDSYRQAFDRTGSAILNSIRIPLIAIILVVIFSIFIAYLTVKKKSWLTELIDILSMIPYVVPGTVLGVAFLAAFNTGVGGTGVLAITGTLVIIIISLTVRRLPYTVRSSVASISQIPDSIEEAASSLGSSSFNTFVKIIVPMMLSGVISGAILSWITMLSELSTSVLLYNVNTKTMPVAIYTEVIRGNYGIAAALSTILTAMTVISLLLFMKLTHSKELTM comes from the coding sequence ATGAAAAATAAAGAAGGCTCATTTATATGGGGTGGGAGTGCCGCATTTATTTTATTTACGTATTTATTATTTTTAGTTTATCCAGTTAGCAGTCTTTTAAAACAATCGATTATGGTTGCAAATAAGGTTAGCTTTGAAAATTTTATTACATTCTTTTCGAAATCATACTTTAATGAAACGTTGATAAATAGTTTTAAAGTCTCATTTATGGCAACTGTTTTTTCGTTAATAATCGGAACCGTACTAGCTTATTTATTTACGATGTATCAATTTAAAGGTAAGTCCGTTTTGCAAATACTTATTATTATTGCTTCGATGTCGGCGCCATTTGTGGGTGCTTATTCTTGGATTTTATTATTAGGGCGTAGCGGTGTTGTTTCGCAGCTTGCTACTAACTTATTTGGTATTAAGATGTTTGATATATATGGATTTACAGGTATTGTCATGGTTTTTACGCTACAATTATTTCCGCTAATATTTTTATATGTACTGGGTGCGTTTAAAAATATAGATAACTCAATCTTAGAAGCAGCAGAAGGTTTGGGGACAACTGGTTTAAAACGGATGTATCAAGTGATTTTACCATTGTTATTGCCAACTATTTCGGCGGGCGCTTTGCTTGTTTTCATGCGTGCGTTTTCAGATTTTGGGACACCCATGTTAATTGGGGAAGGATACAGAACATTCCCTGTTTTAATTTATACGGAGTTTATGAGTGAGGTAGGGGGAAATGAAGCGTTTGCCTCTTCCTTAGCCGTTATAGCCATTATTATTGCCCTAATTATTTTCTTAGGACAAAAATATGTCACCAATAAAAATACCTTTAAAATGAGTGCTTTACACAAAGTGAAAGATAGAGAAGTGGCTGGACTCAAACGTGTTGTTGTGTATCTTATTTCGTACGGTGTAGTCTTTCTTGCTATATTGCCTCAAATATATTTAATTTATACTTCTTTTTTGAATACGAAAGGAATGGTGTTTAAACCAGGCTATTCCCTTGATAGTTATCGACAAGCGTTTGATAGAACGGGATCAGCCATTTTGAACTCAATTAGAATACCGTTGATTGCCATTATTTTAGTTGTTATTTTTTCAATTTTTATTGCTTATTTAACAGTTAAAAAGAAAAGTTGGCTGACAGAATTAATAGATATTCTCAGTATGATTCCTTACGTAGTACCTGGAACTGTACTAGGTGTTGCTTTCTTAGCCGCATTCAATACGGGTGTTGGTGGAACGGGTGTGCTGGCAATTACTGGAACATTAGTAATTATTATTATATCGTTAACGGTTAGGCGTTTACCGTACACAGTTCGGTCGTCAGTTGCGTCAATTTCTCAAATTCCAGATTCGATTGAAGAAGCAGCTTCGAGTTTAGGGAGTAGTTCGTTTAATACCTTTGTCAAAATTATTGTGCCAATGATGCTTTCAGGTGTGATATCAGGTGCTATCCTAAGTTGGATTACAATGTTATCAGAACTTTCGACATCAGTTTTACTTTATAACGTCAATACTAAAACAATGCCAGTAGCAATTTATACCGAGGTTATTCGTGGTAACTATGGTATTGCCGCAGCGTTATCGACGATTTTAACAGCAATGACAGTTATCTCATTATTGCTATTTATGAAACTAACACATAGTAAAGAATTAACCATGTAG
- a CDS encoding AlwI family type II restriction endonuclease, translating into MKKTVSWRTAPRSVSVLIEWLPYFSLFEGEGWNEKKGGVFELRRKLRWLYESDREEPDLDVVGIPFEDFVKGRMKNSIDKESLVRQQFTTAEQYGFMGLIDEGTIFITEAGRKILNKTFTPEDFLVQLIKMYVVPNKEEEGVFPFASFLTLLNEFDELSRFEVSYLFGVTSSENIGNGIAAISEFRSSYLDPKKIKNKNNTELVWELHKKVWEKHFPEHQYLKSAGDYSDAFFRALLYTDMFYTSGRGFYTKIRVKAHYEKKFHLLCSEDYVFSKPSKQKIVINGQNKYKDVPSREDLKWFGAIGNIRLPWDNKKERKEIISNTLLNVNAGFSGEVFSADEIKNLTYEVENTTSINKLKDLEGQISKQIQIHNMTHYIEKVSKTIEAKEDVLNRFELIANNQCEMRALWLEVNTWKSLVCLEGDKEVIPNFNMEEDLTPRSFAPGVGNTPDMELYTSEYVLVPEVSLMTGKVQWEHEGSSVIDHVLSKVKENPGKEVLGMFISMSINERTLWQFFILNKVSWIGSAVPVVPLTISQYIKIIDKLYQKNGHIDELYEFLSDCTNLAKQTDDFRTWQKEIEDKISDLIR; encoded by the coding sequence ATGAAGAAAACTGTTTCGTGGCGTACGGCTCCAAGAAGTGTTTCAGTGTTAATTGAATGGTTGCCATATTTTAGTTTGTTCGAGGGTGAGGGATGGAACGAGAAAAAAGGTGGGGTCTTTGAATTAAGAAGAAAGTTAAGGTGGTTATATGAAAGTGATCGTGAGGAACCTGACTTAGATGTTGTTGGTATTCCTTTTGAAGATTTTGTAAAGGGAAGAATGAAAAATTCTATTGATAAAGAATCTCTTGTTCGTCAACAATTTACAACTGCAGAACAATATGGTTTTATGGGTTTAATAGATGAGGGTACAATTTTTATAACAGAAGCAGGACGAAAAATATTAAATAAAACATTCACACCTGAAGATTTCCTAGTTCAATTAATTAAAATGTACGTAGTTCCTAACAAAGAAGAAGAGGGGGTTTTCCCTTTTGCCTCTTTTCTAACACTGTTAAATGAATTTGATGAACTATCAAGATTTGAAGTATCGTATTTATTTGGTGTGACTTCTTCTGAAAATATTGGGAATGGTATAGCTGCTATTTCAGAGTTTAGATCGAGTTATTTAGATCCGAAAAAAATAAAAAATAAAAATAATACTGAATTAGTTTGGGAGCTGCATAAAAAGGTTTGGGAAAAACATTTCCCTGAACATCAATATTTGAAATCAGCGGGTGATTATTCCGATGCGTTCTTTAGAGCATTACTGTATACGGACATGTTCTATACATCTGGTCGCGGATTTTATACAAAAATTAGAGTGAAAGCTCATTATGAAAAAAAGTTCCATTTATTGTGTTCGGAAGATTATGTATTTTCTAAACCTAGTAAACAGAAAATTGTTATTAATGGACAAAATAAATATAAAGATGTCCCGTCTAGGGAGGACCTTAAGTGGTTCGGTGCTATTGGAAATATACGCTTACCTTGGGATAATAAAAAAGAACGAAAAGAAATTATTAGTAATACTCTTTTAAATGTAAATGCTGGATTTTCTGGAGAAGTTTTTTCTGCTGATGAAATAAAGAACCTTACATATGAAGTGGAGAATACAACCTCAATTAACAAACTAAAAGATTTGGAAGGTCAAATTTCTAAACAGATACAAATCCATAATATGACTCATTATATTGAGAAAGTTTCAAAAACTATTGAAGCTAAAGAAGATGTCTTGAACAGATTTGAGCTTATTGCCAATAACCAGTGCGAAATGAGAGCACTTTGGTTAGAGGTTAACACGTGGAAATCCTTAGTATGTTTAGAGGGAGATAAAGAAGTTATTCCTAATTTTAATATGGAAGAGGATTTAACCCCGAGATCATTTGCCCCAGGGGTAGGGAATACACCTGACATGGAACTATATACAAGTGAATATGTATTGGTCCCAGAAGTTTCTCTTATGACTGGTAAAGTACAGTGGGAGCACGAAGGTTCATCAGTAATTGATCATGTGTTGTCCAAAGTTAAAGAGAATCCAGGGAAAGAAGTGTTAGGGATGTTTATTTCAATGAGCATCAATGAAAGAACGCTATGGCAATTTTTCATTTTAAATAAAGTGAGTTGGATAGGTTCTGCTGTGCCAGTTGTGCCATTAACGATAAGTCAATATATTAAAATAATCGATAAATTGTATCAAAAGAATGGTCATATTGATGAACTGTATGAATTCTTAAGTGACTGTACAAACTTGGCTAAGCAAACTGATGATTTTAGAACTTGGCAAAAAGAGATAGAGGATAAGATATCTGATTTGATAAGATAA
- a CDS encoding DNA adenine methylase, with amino-acid sequence MTLIKWPGGKSREIKEFQHLIPTYDRYIEPFFGGGAVFFHENPKQSVINDISTNLTDFYSLVKTQNEHFKFYLLQYNDAFSYYKNHTSKNIDIFFEKYSTNASFSKQEIMKLFINKEFHEIITNYEIFYDFLAQSINDKFKRTKKNELKKQMCQTDLENNLITGITSGFYLYFRKVYNDIQLAPLKHTYSKEYTIANFFWIREYCYGSMFRYNSEGAFNIPYGGISYNNKDFSRKINQIFNEKTKVLFENTNIFNDDFETLLDQLTLSSSDFIFLDPPYDTEFSDYEGRSFKGSDQERLRDFLLTTPAKFLLVIKNTNFIYSLYNRDEFTIENFDKTYTYNIRDRNNRAVSHLIITNKKA; translated from the coding sequence ATGACATTAATTAAATGGCCCGGCGGAAAATCACGTGAAATAAAAGAATTTCAGCATCTTATTCCCACATATGATAGATATATTGAGCCGTTTTTTGGTGGAGGAGCTGTGTTTTTTCACGAAAATCCTAAACAATCTGTAATCAATGATATTTCAACAAACCTAACTGATTTTTATTCACTTGTAAAAACACAAAATGAACATTTCAAATTCTACTTATTACAATACAACGATGCTTTTTCTTACTATAAAAATCACACTTCAAAAAATATTGATATATTTTTTGAAAAATATTCAACTAACGCATCATTTTCCAAACAAGAAATCATGAAACTCTTTATTAACAAAGAGTTTCATGAAATAATTACCAATTATGAAATATTCTATGATTTTCTTGCTCAATCCATCAATGATAAATTCAAGAGAACCAAAAAAAATGAACTAAAAAAACAAATGTGCCAAACTGATTTAGAAAACAACTTAATAACTGGAATAACATCTGGATTTTATCTTTATTTTAGAAAAGTATATAACGATATCCAATTAGCCCCTTTAAAACATACCTACTCAAAAGAGTATACAATTGCAAATTTCTTTTGGATAAGAGAATATTGCTACGGTTCAATGTTTAGGTATAATTCTGAAGGAGCGTTCAACATACCTTACGGAGGGATTTCTTATAATAACAAGGATTTTTCACGTAAAATTAATCAAATTTTCAATGAAAAAACCAAAGTTTTATTTGAGAATACAAATATATTTAACGACGATTTTGAAACTTTATTAGATCAACTTACTCTATCATCAAGCGATTTCATCTTCCTCGACCCACCGTATGATACTGAATTTAGCGATTATGAAGGGCGATCTTTTAAAGGTTCTGACCAAGAGCGACTTCGTGACTTTTTATTAACAACACCCGCTAAGTTTCTTCTGGTTATAAAAAATACAAATTTTATTTATTCACTGTATAACAGAGACGAATTTACGATAGAAAACTTTGATAAAACATACACATATAATATAAGAGACCGAAACAATCGTGCTGTATCCCATCTAATCATCACAAATAAAAAAGCCTAG
- a CDS encoding MutH/Sau3AI family endonuclease, translating to MPKHTFTKDELIEIFDGVKNKTLGSVDKNNVFDKTKDKPKITGIAGDVVEQSILGYPADNKQEADLVVNGWPVELKTTGIRRPKRGNGLFEAKEPMSITAVSINKIVKEEFFTSNFWHKLEKMLLVFYHYDSEMTVPAAEYANFLIKGYTFHEFNELDEIRLKNDWELVRDFLINIQETTNNPEEHYHRLSSELRSELTLIDTAPKYPNPPRFRLKRSTVSSIVGDYFGEASKRLSKDITSMKELDSELRRIADIYRNKTVQEIMNQLGIDIKLNKKGDVSKNISEQIVCKMFGVDVKKLSKIELFDKLDMSVKTITQTSKGKRTEDTKFINIDFENMLNQENEEESQLLNYFLGKQFLYVVFEETQSKSKLLDNKFIGFKRFVFPDEFIKSELQKLENEIKDLILNDKLVDVPDIDSKTGKQVINKTGVPKSAPNFPKSRTSNLFLRGTSSDSTKKPLTINGVDMYYQQVWIKGKLMVEMLNYFEIK from the coding sequence ATGCCGAAGCATACATTCACAAAGGATGAATTAATTGAAATTTTTGATGGAGTTAAAAATAAGACCTTAGGTAGCGTAGATAAAAATAATGTCTTTGATAAGACAAAAGATAAACCGAAAATAACTGGCATTGCAGGTGATGTTGTTGAGCAATCTATATTAGGCTATCCAGCAGACAATAAACAAGAGGCTGATTTAGTAGTAAATGGCTGGCCGGTCGAATTAAAAACTACTGGAATTAGAAGACCCAAAAGAGGGAATGGTCTTTTTGAAGCAAAAGAGCCAATGTCTATAACTGCTGTGTCTATTAATAAGATTGTCAAAGAAGAGTTTTTTACATCAAATTTCTGGCATAAATTAGAAAAAATGTTATTAGTGTTTTATCACTATGACTCAGAAATGACAGTTCCTGCAGCTGAATACGCTAATTTTTTAATTAAAGGATACACGTTTCACGAGTTTAATGAACTTGATGAAATACGATTAAAAAACGACTGGGAACTAGTTCGTGATTTTTTAATTAATATTCAAGAAACAACAAATAATCCCGAAGAACACTATCATAGATTATCATCTGAACTGAGAAGTGAATTAACATTAATTGATACAGCCCCTAAATATCCAAATCCTCCAAGGTTTAGATTAAAACGCTCAACAGTATCGTCAATTGTCGGTGATTATTTCGGTGAAGCATCAAAGAGATTGTCAAAAGATATAACATCTATGAAAGAGTTAGATTCAGAATTGAGAAGAATTGCAGATATTTATAGAAATAAAACGGTCCAGGAAATTATGAATCAGTTAGGTATAGACATTAAATTAAATAAAAAAGGTGATGTCTCTAAAAATATTTCTGAACAGATTGTTTGTAAAATGTTTGGAGTGGATGTAAAGAAACTTAGCAAGATTGAGTTGTTTGATAAATTAGATATGAGTGTTAAAACAATTACTCAAACAAGCAAGGGTAAAAGAACAGAAGATACTAAGTTTATTAACATAGATTTTGAGAATATGTTGAATCAAGAAAACGAAGAAGAATCACAATTGTTAAACTACTTTTTAGGAAAACAATTTTTATATGTTGTCTTTGAAGAAACGCAATCTAAGAGCAAGCTCTTGGATAATAAATTTATTGGATTTAAAAGATTTGTTTTCCCTGATGAGTTTATAAAGAGTGAATTGCAAAAACTTGAGAATGAAATAAAAGATTTAATTTTAAATGATAAATTAGTGGATGTTCCTGATATAGATTCTAAGACTGGAAAACAAGTAATAAATAAAACGGGCGTTCCGAAATCAGCGCCAAACTTTCCAAAATCAAGAACCAGTAATTTATTTCTAAGAGGAACAAGTAGTGATTCTACGAAAAAACCATTAACAATTAATGGGGTTGACATGTATTATCAGCAAGTGTGGATTAAAGGCAAGTTGATGGTTGAGATGTTAAACTATTTTGAAATCAAATAA
- a CDS encoding DUF2200 domain-containing protein: MSEPKIYTMSVSSVYPLYLKKVEKKGRTQTELDQVITWLTGYSEAQLAEQLSKEVDFKTFFQEAPELNPNVSLITGVICGYRVEEIEEPLMQKIRYLDKLVDELAKGKAMEKILRTSK, from the coding sequence ATGTCAGAACCAAAGATTTATACCATGTCAGTCAGCAGTGTCTATCCGCTTTATTTAAAAAAAGTTGAGAAAAAAGGACGAACACAAACTGAGTTAGATCAAGTGATCACCTGGTTAACAGGGTATTCTGAAGCTCAGTTAGCTGAGCAACTTTCAAAAGAAGTAGACTTTAAAACATTCTTTCAAGAAGCCCCGGAGTTAAATCCCAATGTGTCATTAATCACGGGTGTCATTTGTGGCTACCGTGTAGAAGAGATTGAAGAACCATTAATGCAAAAGATTCGCTATTTGGATAAACTAGTCGATGAATTAGCAAAAGGCAAAGCCATGGAAAAAATCTTACGTACATCAAAATAA
- a CDS encoding ABC transporter ATP-binding protein has product MSEIVISKALKTYGDQDVIKNISLKIKDGTLFTLLGPSGCGKTTLLRMIAGFNSIEGGDFFFNENRINDIEPSKRNIGMVFQNYAIFPNLTVRANVEFGLKQRKLAKDVIATQANKYLDLMQIMDYADRRPDKLSGGQQQRVALARALVINPDVLLMDEPLSNLDAKLRVDMRKVIRETQKKIGITTVYVTHDQEEAMAISDQIAVLKGGLIQQVGTPKELYHRPVNIFVASFIGRTNIIDGRLMKKNKKTYLKFNSGHEIEYPSLSAVEEQDVKISVRPEEFIKSDKGDIAATVLDRVYLGLNTEYYLSLSEEETIQVSIESTFEEDYQEGDTLKLGINSEKINVFNFDGSMNLLGGA; this is encoded by the coding sequence ATGAGTGAAATAGTTATTTCAAAAGCCTTAAAAACCTATGGTGATCAAGATGTTATCAAAAATATTTCGTTGAAAATTAAAGATGGAACATTATTCACCTTGCTTGGTCCATCTGGTTGTGGGAAAACAACTTTGTTAAGAATGATTGCTGGTTTTAATTCAATTGAAGGCGGGGATTTTTTCTTTAATGAAAATCGTATAAATGATATTGAACCAAGTAAAAGAAATATTGGAATGGTTTTTCAAAACTATGCTATTTTTCCAAATTTAACCGTTCGAGCTAATGTTGAGTTTGGTTTGAAACAAAGAAAGCTAGCAAAAGATGTCATCGCGACACAAGCTAATAAATATTTAGATCTAATGCAGATAATGGACTATGCGGATAGACGCCCTGATAAATTAAGTGGCGGTCAGCAACAACGTGTGGCGCTTGCACGTGCCTTAGTTATCAATCCAGATGTGTTGTTAATGGATGAGCCGTTAAGTAATTTGGATGCTAAATTACGTGTAGATATGCGAAAAGTAATTCGAGAAACTCAGAAGAAAATTGGTATCACAACAGTTTATGTTACTCATGACCAAGAAGAAGCAATGGCTATTTCTGATCAAATAGCAGTGTTGAAAGGTGGCTTAATTCAGCAAGTGGGGACGCCGAAAGAATTGTATCATCGCCCAGTTAATATTTTTGTCGCATCCTTTATCGGACGGACAAATATTATTGATGGTCGTTTAATGAAGAAAAATAAAAAGACATATCTAAAATTTAATTCGGGACATGAAATAGAGTATCCTAGTTTGTCAGCTGTTGAAGAGCAAGATGTGAAAATTAGTGTTAGGCCGGAAGAATTTATTAAAAGTGATAAAGGGGATATTGCTGCGACTGTTTTAGACAGAGTCTATTTGGGATTAAATACAGAGTATTATTTATCATTATCGGAAGAAGAAACGATTCAAGTTAGTATTGAGTCAACATTTGAAGAAGATTATCAAGAAGGGGACACGCTAAAACTTGGAATAAATAGTGAAAAGATCAATGTTTTTAATTTTGATGGCTCCATGAATTTGTTGGGTGGTGCTTAA
- a CDS encoding extracellular solute-binding protein — MKKLSVIGLLFLTSVLVFVGCTSNKEDKEGATENKLVVYSPNSEGLIAATIPGFEEKTGIKVELVQAGTGELFKKIETEKDAPVADVIFGGAYSQYAVSKDLFEKYTSSENGKMVESYRNTTGYYTPYTIDGSVILANKKLTSGKKIKGYSDLLDSDFKGKISSADPANSSSAFAQLTNMLQAMGGYEKPESWKYVEDVFTLIDGKISSSSSNVYKAVADGEMSVALTYEDPSVKLLNDGADVEIIYPEEGVVFLPASAAVIKNANHEKNAQAFIDYLISKDTQDRLGKETTNRPVRSDAETSDNMLDLSKIHAIDEDMDYVINHKDELVKKYNDIFVDIQSK, encoded by the coding sequence ATGAAAAAATTAAGTGTCATTGGTTTACTTTTTTTAACAAGTGTTTTAGTGTTTGTTGGTTGCACAAGTAATAAAGAAGACAAAGAAGGGGCAACAGAAAATAAACTCGTCGTATATTCACCGAATTCAGAAGGGTTAATTGCAGCCACTATTCCTGGTTTTGAAGAAAAAACAGGCATTAAAGTTGAGTTAGTCCAAGCGGGGACGGGTGAATTATTTAAAAAAATTGAAACAGAAAAAGATGCTCCAGTTGCAGATGTTATTTTTGGTGGAGCGTATTCTCAGTATGCCGTTAGTAAGGATTTATTTGAAAAGTATACGTCATCGGAAAATGGTAAGATGGTTGAATCGTATCGAAATACAACCGGATACTACACGCCTTATACAATTGATGGGAGTGTCATCTTAGCGAATAAAAAATTAACAAGTGGTAAAAAAATAAAAGGTTACAGTGACTTGCTTGATTCAGATTTCAAAGGGAAAATTTCTAGTGCCGACCCTGCCAATTCTTCTAGTGCCTTTGCTCAACTAACAAATATGTTGCAAGCGATGGGTGGCTATGAGAAACCAGAATCTTGGAAGTATGTTGAAGATGTCTTTACATTGATTGATGGGAAAATTTCATCTAGTTCAAGTAATGTTTATAAAGCAGTTGCTGATGGCGAAATGTCAGTTGCTTTGACATATGAAGATCCTAGCGTGAAATTATTGAATGATGGAGCAGATGTTGAAATTATTTATCCAGAAGAAGGAGTTGTCTTCTTGCCTGCAAGCGCAGCAGTTATTAAAAATGCTAATCATGAAAAAAATGCCCAAGCCTTTATTGATTATTTAATTTCTAAAGATACACAAGATAGATTAGGGAAAGAAACTACAAATAGACCAGTAAGAAGTGATGCGGAAACGAGCGATAATATGCTTGATTTAAGTAAAATCCATGCTATTGATGAGGATATGGACTATGTTATTAACCATAAAGACGAGTTAGTTAAAAAATATAATGATATCTTTGTTGATATCCAATCTAAATAG
- a CDS encoding DNA alkylation repair protein: protein MLETAMKELEALGTAQTKKTLMNHGAREPLFGVRIGDMKKELVKKYRGNNDLAIQLIKTGNSDAQYLAGLIMNPQDLTIETIRELVPFFTWQAQSEAVLACVAADSPHGQTLAEEWLASSDERLLQTGLVTLSKCASVLEDDQLNQELFKEVTQEMMTRFPSASDSLQYAINNYLISLGSFTHVFHEGAKDLLTQIADVKITAQCSVPDGLAKLAKVEERGSVGKKRKKAMC from the coding sequence ATGTTAGAAACGGCAATGAAAGAACTAGAAGCCTTGGGCACAGCCCAAACCAAAAAGACTTTAATGAATCATGGTGCTAGGGAACCTTTATTTGGTGTCCGCATTGGTGATATGAAAAAGGAATTAGTAAAGAAATATCGTGGTAATAATGACTTAGCCATTCAGTTGATTAAAACGGGTAATTCAGATGCTCAGTATTTAGCAGGTTTAATCATGAACCCTCAAGACTTAACCATTGAAACCATTCGTGAGCTAGTGCCATTCTTTACTTGGCAAGCCCAAAGTGAAGCTGTCCTAGCTTGTGTGGCTGCCGACAGTCCTCATGGTCAAACCTTGGCTGAAGAGTGGTTAGCAAGCTCGGATGAACGTCTTCTTCAAACAGGGTTAGTAACCTTATCTAAGTGTGCCTCTGTTTTAGAGGATGATCAGTTAAATCAAGAGTTGTTTAAAGAGGTGACCCAAGAGATGATGACACGTTTCCCTTCTGCTAGTGATAGCTTACAGTATGCTATTAATAATTACTTAATCTCATTAGGCAGCTTTACTCATGTCTTTCATGAAGGGGCGAAAGACTTATTAACTCAGATTGCCGATGTGAAAATAACAGCTCAATGTTCTGTTCCTGATGGTTTAGCAAAGCTTGCTAAGGTGGAAGAACGTGGCTCGGTTGGTAAAAAACGCAAGAAAGCGATGTGCTAA